One Prinia subflava isolate CZ2003 ecotype Zambia chromosome 17, Cam_Psub_1.2, whole genome shotgun sequence DNA segment encodes these proteins:
- the MICALL2 gene encoding MICAL-like protein 2 isoform X2, whose product MAAIQNLQLWCRQQCEGYRDVSITNMTTSFRDGLAFCAILHRHRPDLINFDSLRKENVYENNKLAFRVAEEELGIPALLDAEDMVALKVPDRLSILTYVSQYYNYFHGRSPIGGMAGIKRPSSESPEQHPGKKTAPEPPKPVPPKLPPAHPPARAKPKETSPVTTKRVLAESGNVPSSCCGVCGKHVHLVQRYLVDGKLYHRNCFRCRQCWNLLLPGGYKAGPEPGTFICTSHQQPDNVQISGLHSTGKKPDSTPAPAAARAFQKAAEPKKPEQVLKKPSQEGLTNSTKPSVSSSGSSGFKSVNTPWSSSAVNKSDDCKGALLGNKTDPHEGPPSKPPWTSSTTKTQQARENFFRSLESSSNKSSDTQKQVQSPPGPDKTAPARTTAEVSRVTAEKDQARNHIIQALSASSTSPNRPGGLSSTSSSAPGSGKFSPTSSQSPAPKTQSSKTGYTAPKQEKVTAPVPKSQAASKPVDSLHKPESKGIKGSTNIADNKSESPEGWRSRLKPVANKDQDGSKKPTDNSQVGTGSPAHKETKPSPSVVPPAKQDSASSGGFTKKLLIPSSDLIRSCQNSKQDWKDPGGSAKKEEDGNQLKTSTATFKPPVPKSTGKLQVVSPTKLHPDYLPEEKIQEKVRDIEKQLDELELKGVDLEKQLRACEGDESEDALMVDWFKLIHEKQLLLRQESELMYKMKQQNLEEQQWNIEMELRSLMSKPEELKTPREKEKEKELLESYLNTVNDRNSIVDCLDEDRLREKEEDQMLADMIQRLDGSLESQEPERKKNKFRLSKIWKQKKQE is encoded by the exons gcaTTTCGagtggcagaggaggagctggggatcCCAGCCTTGCTGGATGCAGAGGATATGGTTGCTCTGAAGGTACCAGACAGGCTGAGCATCCTCACCTATGTTTCCCAGTATTATAACTACTTCCATGGACGGTCTCCTA TTGGAGGCATGGCTGGAATCAAACGTCCTTCCTCTGAATCTCCAGAGCAGCATCCTGGGAAGAAAACTGCTCCAGAGCCTCCTAAGCCAGTGCCACCAAAACTGCCTCCTGCCCACCCACCAGCCAGAGCTAAGCCAAAGGAAACCTCCCCAGTGACCACG AAAAGGGTCCTGGCAGAGAGTGGGAatgtccccagcagctgctgtggggtcTGTGGGAAGCACGTGCACCTGGTGCAGCGCTACTTGGTGGATGGGAAGCTCTATCACAGGAACTGCTTCAG GTGCAGGCAGTGTTGGAACTTGCTCCTTCCTGGAGGCTACAAAGCTGGGCCTGAGCCCGGGACGTTCATCTGTAccagccaccagcagccagaCAACGTCCAGATCTCTGGTCTCCACAGTACTGGGAAAAAACCTGACAGtaccccagcccctgctgctgccagggcgtttcagaaagcagcagaaccCAAGAAACCAGAGCAGGTGTTGAAGAAACCCAGCCAGGAAGGCCTCACTAATTCAACCAAGCCATCTGTTTCATCTTCTGGAAGCTCTGGCTTCAAAAGTGTAAATACTCCATGGTCCTCCTCAGCTGTAAATAAATCAGATGACTGCAAAGGTGCCTTGTTGGGGAATAAAACAGATCCCCATGAAGGGCCCCCATCAAAGCCTCCTTGGACATCCTCCacaacaaaaacacagcaaGCCCGAGAAAATTTTTTTCGATCGTTGGAGTCCTCCAGCAATAAATCTTCTGACACTCAAAAACAAGTCCAGTCTCCTCCTGGGCCTGATAAAACTGCCCCTGCCAGAACCACTGCTGAGGTCAGTCGAGTGACTGCTGAGAAGGATCAGGCACGTAACCATATTATACAGGCTCTGTCTGCATCAAGCACTTCTCCAAACAGGCCAGGAGGACTCAGTTCCACCAGCTCCTCGGCACCTGGCAG TGGCAAGTTTTCTCCTACCAGTTCTCAGAGTCCAGCTCCAAAAACACAGTCCAGCAAAACAGGGTACACAGCACCAAAGCAGGAGAAGGTTACAGCCCCTGTGCCCAAGAGCCAGGCTGCCAGCAAACCTGTTGACTCTTTGCACAAGCCAGAGTCAAAAGGCATCAAAG GAAGCACAAATATTGCTGACAACAAATCTGAGAGCCCAGAGGGGTGGAGATCTCGATTGAAGCCTGTAGCCAACAA GGACCAAGATGGCTCTAAGAAACCTACTGATAACTCCCAGGTGGGAACAGGGAGCCCAGCACACAAGGAGACAAAGCCAAGCCCATCAGTTGTCCCACCAGCAAAGCAGGACTCTG CTTCATCTGGTGGATTCACAAAGAAGTTGTTGATTCCCAGCTCAGATCTTATCAGAAGCTGTCAGAATTCAAAGCAAGACTGGAAAGATCCTGGAGGGTCTGccaagaaggaagaagatgGCAACCAGTTGAAAACAAGCACTGCTACAT TTAAACCCCCTGTTCCAAAAAGCACAGGCAAGCTTCAAGTGGTGTCCCCGACCAAG ctGCACCCAGACTACCTCCCTGAGGAGAAAATCCAGGAGAAGGTTCGTGACATCGAGAAGCAGCTGGACGAGCTGGAATTGAAAGGAGTGGACCTGGAGAAGCAGCTGCGTGCCTGCGAGGGAG ATGAGTCTGAGGATGCCCTTATGGTGGATTGGTTCAAGCTGATCCAcgagaagcagctgctgctcagacagGAGTCAGAGCTGATGTACAA GATGAAGCAGCAGaacctggaggagcagcagtggaatATTGAGATGGAGCTGCGAAGCCTCATGAGCAAACCAG AGGAACTGAAGACacccagggagaaggagaaagagaaggagctgctggagtcaTACCTCAACACAGTCAATGATCGGAATAGCATTGTGGATTGCCTGGATGAGGACAGACTCAG agagaaagaggaagaccAGATGTTGGCAGACATGATACAGAGGTTGG ATGGATCTCTTGAGAGCCAGGAGCCAGAGAGGAAGAAGAACAAGTTCCGCTTGTCCAAAATatggaagcagaaaaaacaaGAGTGA
- the MICALL2 gene encoding MICAL-like protein 2 isoform X1 → MAAIQNLQLWCRQQCEGYRDVSITNMTTSFRDGLAFCAILHRHRPDLINFDSLRKENVYENNKLAFRVAEEELGIPALLDAEDMVALKVPDRLSILTYVSQYYNYFHGRSPIGGMAGIKRPSSESPEQHPGKKTAPEPPKPVPPKLPPAHPPARAKPKETSPVTTVGNKRVLAESGNVPSSCCGVCGKHVHLVQRYLVDGKLYHRNCFRCRQCWNLLLPGGYKAGPEPGTFICTSHQQPDNVQISGLHSTGKKPDSTPAPAAARAFQKAAEPKKPEQVLKKPSQEGLTNSTKPSVSSSGSSGFKSVNTPWSSSAVNKSDDCKGALLGNKTDPHEGPPSKPPWTSSTTKTQQARENFFRSLESSSNKSSDTQKQVQSPPGPDKTAPARTTAEVSRVTAEKDQARNHIIQALSASSTSPNRPGGLSSTSSSAPGSGKFSPTSSQSPAPKTQSSKTGYTAPKQEKVTAPVPKSQAASKPVDSLHKPESKGIKGSTNIADNKSESPEGWRSRLKPVANKDQDGSKKPTDNSQVGTGSPAHKETKPSPSVVPPAKQDSASSGGFTKKLLIPSSDLIRSCQNSKQDWKDPGGSAKKEEDGNQLKTSTATFKPPVPKSTGKLQVVSPTKLHPDYLPEEKIQEKVRDIEKQLDELELKGVDLEKQLRACEGDESEDALMVDWFKLIHEKQLLLRQESELMYKMKQQNLEEQQWNIEMELRSLMSKPEELKTPREKEKEKELLESYLNTVNDRNSIVDCLDEDRLREKEEDQMLADMIQRLDGSLESQEPERKKNKFRLSKIWKQKKQE, encoded by the exons gcaTTTCGagtggcagaggaggagctggggatcCCAGCCTTGCTGGATGCAGAGGATATGGTTGCTCTGAAGGTACCAGACAGGCTGAGCATCCTCACCTATGTTTCCCAGTATTATAACTACTTCCATGGACGGTCTCCTA TTGGAGGCATGGCTGGAATCAAACGTCCTTCCTCTGAATCTCCAGAGCAGCATCCTGGGAAGAAAACTGCTCCAGAGCCTCCTAAGCCAGTGCCACCAAAACTGCCTCCTGCCCACCCACCAGCCAGAGCTAAGCCAAAGGAAACCTCCCCAGTGACCACGGTAGGAAAT AAAAGGGTCCTGGCAGAGAGTGGGAatgtccccagcagctgctgtggggtcTGTGGGAAGCACGTGCACCTGGTGCAGCGCTACTTGGTGGATGGGAAGCTCTATCACAGGAACTGCTTCAG GTGCAGGCAGTGTTGGAACTTGCTCCTTCCTGGAGGCTACAAAGCTGGGCCTGAGCCCGGGACGTTCATCTGTAccagccaccagcagccagaCAACGTCCAGATCTCTGGTCTCCACAGTACTGGGAAAAAACCTGACAGtaccccagcccctgctgctgccagggcgtttcagaaagcagcagaaccCAAGAAACCAGAGCAGGTGTTGAAGAAACCCAGCCAGGAAGGCCTCACTAATTCAACCAAGCCATCTGTTTCATCTTCTGGAAGCTCTGGCTTCAAAAGTGTAAATACTCCATGGTCCTCCTCAGCTGTAAATAAATCAGATGACTGCAAAGGTGCCTTGTTGGGGAATAAAACAGATCCCCATGAAGGGCCCCCATCAAAGCCTCCTTGGACATCCTCCacaacaaaaacacagcaaGCCCGAGAAAATTTTTTTCGATCGTTGGAGTCCTCCAGCAATAAATCTTCTGACACTCAAAAACAAGTCCAGTCTCCTCCTGGGCCTGATAAAACTGCCCCTGCCAGAACCACTGCTGAGGTCAGTCGAGTGACTGCTGAGAAGGATCAGGCACGTAACCATATTATACAGGCTCTGTCTGCATCAAGCACTTCTCCAAACAGGCCAGGAGGACTCAGTTCCACCAGCTCCTCGGCACCTGGCAG TGGCAAGTTTTCTCCTACCAGTTCTCAGAGTCCAGCTCCAAAAACACAGTCCAGCAAAACAGGGTACACAGCACCAAAGCAGGAGAAGGTTACAGCCCCTGTGCCCAAGAGCCAGGCTGCCAGCAAACCTGTTGACTCTTTGCACAAGCCAGAGTCAAAAGGCATCAAAG GAAGCACAAATATTGCTGACAACAAATCTGAGAGCCCAGAGGGGTGGAGATCTCGATTGAAGCCTGTAGCCAACAA GGACCAAGATGGCTCTAAGAAACCTACTGATAACTCCCAGGTGGGAACAGGGAGCCCAGCACACAAGGAGACAAAGCCAAGCCCATCAGTTGTCCCACCAGCAAAGCAGGACTCTG CTTCATCTGGTGGATTCACAAAGAAGTTGTTGATTCCCAGCTCAGATCTTATCAGAAGCTGTCAGAATTCAAAGCAAGACTGGAAAGATCCTGGAGGGTCTGccaagaaggaagaagatgGCAACCAGTTGAAAACAAGCACTGCTACAT TTAAACCCCCTGTTCCAAAAAGCACAGGCAAGCTTCAAGTGGTGTCCCCGACCAAG ctGCACCCAGACTACCTCCCTGAGGAGAAAATCCAGGAGAAGGTTCGTGACATCGAGAAGCAGCTGGACGAGCTGGAATTGAAAGGAGTGGACCTGGAGAAGCAGCTGCGTGCCTGCGAGGGAG ATGAGTCTGAGGATGCCCTTATGGTGGATTGGTTCAAGCTGATCCAcgagaagcagctgctgctcagacagGAGTCAGAGCTGATGTACAA GATGAAGCAGCAGaacctggaggagcagcagtggaatATTGAGATGGAGCTGCGAAGCCTCATGAGCAAACCAG AGGAACTGAAGACacccagggagaaggagaaagagaaggagctgctggagtcaTACCTCAACACAGTCAATGATCGGAATAGCATTGTGGATTGCCTGGATGAGGACAGACTCAG agagaaagaggaagaccAGATGTTGGCAGACATGATACAGAGGTTGG ATGGATCTCTTGAGAGCCAGGAGCCAGAGAGGAAGAAGAACAAGTTCCGCTTGTCCAAAATatggaagcagaaaaaacaaGAGTGA
- the MICALL2 gene encoding MICAL-like protein 2 isoform X3 yields MVALKVPDRLSILTYVSQYYNYFHGRSPIGGMAGIKRPSSESPEQHPGKKTAPEPPKPVPPKLPPAHPPARAKPKETSPVTTVGNKRVLAESGNVPSSCCGVCGKHVHLVQRYLVDGKLYHRNCFRCRQCWNLLLPGGYKAGPEPGTFICTSHQQPDNVQISGLHSTGKKPDSTPAPAAARAFQKAAEPKKPEQVLKKPSQEGLTNSTKPSVSSSGSSGFKSVNTPWSSSAVNKSDDCKGALLGNKTDPHEGPPSKPPWTSSTTKTQQARENFFRSLESSSNKSSDTQKQVQSPPGPDKTAPARTTAEVSRVTAEKDQARNHIIQALSASSTSPNRPGGLSSTSSSAPGSGKFSPTSSQSPAPKTQSSKTGYTAPKQEKVTAPVPKSQAASKPVDSLHKPESKGIKGSTNIADNKSESPEGWRSRLKPVANKDQDGSKKPTDNSQVGTGSPAHKETKPSPSVVPPAKQDSASSGGFTKKLLIPSSDLIRSCQNSKQDWKDPGGSAKKEEDGNQLKTSTATFKPPVPKSTGKLQVVSPTKLHPDYLPEEKIQEKVRDIEKQLDELELKGVDLEKQLRACEGDESEDALMVDWFKLIHEKQLLLRQESELMYKMKQQNLEEQQWNIEMELRSLMSKPEELKTPREKEKEKELLESYLNTVNDRNSIVDCLDEDRLREKEEDQMLADMIQRLDGSLESQEPERKKNKFRLSKIWKQKKQE; encoded by the exons ATGGTTGCTCTGAAGGTACCAGACAGGCTGAGCATCCTCACCTATGTTTCCCAGTATTATAACTACTTCCATGGACGGTCTCCTA TTGGAGGCATGGCTGGAATCAAACGTCCTTCCTCTGAATCTCCAGAGCAGCATCCTGGGAAGAAAACTGCTCCAGAGCCTCCTAAGCCAGTGCCACCAAAACTGCCTCCTGCCCACCCACCAGCCAGAGCTAAGCCAAAGGAAACCTCCCCAGTGACCACGGTAGGAAAT AAAAGGGTCCTGGCAGAGAGTGGGAatgtccccagcagctgctgtggggtcTGTGGGAAGCACGTGCACCTGGTGCAGCGCTACTTGGTGGATGGGAAGCTCTATCACAGGAACTGCTTCAG GTGCAGGCAGTGTTGGAACTTGCTCCTTCCTGGAGGCTACAAAGCTGGGCCTGAGCCCGGGACGTTCATCTGTAccagccaccagcagccagaCAACGTCCAGATCTCTGGTCTCCACAGTACTGGGAAAAAACCTGACAGtaccccagcccctgctgctgccagggcgtttcagaaagcagcagaaccCAAGAAACCAGAGCAGGTGTTGAAGAAACCCAGCCAGGAAGGCCTCACTAATTCAACCAAGCCATCTGTTTCATCTTCTGGAAGCTCTGGCTTCAAAAGTGTAAATACTCCATGGTCCTCCTCAGCTGTAAATAAATCAGATGACTGCAAAGGTGCCTTGTTGGGGAATAAAACAGATCCCCATGAAGGGCCCCCATCAAAGCCTCCTTGGACATCCTCCacaacaaaaacacagcaaGCCCGAGAAAATTTTTTTCGATCGTTGGAGTCCTCCAGCAATAAATCTTCTGACACTCAAAAACAAGTCCAGTCTCCTCCTGGGCCTGATAAAACTGCCCCTGCCAGAACCACTGCTGAGGTCAGTCGAGTGACTGCTGAGAAGGATCAGGCACGTAACCATATTATACAGGCTCTGTCTGCATCAAGCACTTCTCCAAACAGGCCAGGAGGACTCAGTTCCACCAGCTCCTCGGCACCTGGCAG TGGCAAGTTTTCTCCTACCAGTTCTCAGAGTCCAGCTCCAAAAACACAGTCCAGCAAAACAGGGTACACAGCACCAAAGCAGGAGAAGGTTACAGCCCCTGTGCCCAAGAGCCAGGCTGCCAGCAAACCTGTTGACTCTTTGCACAAGCCAGAGTCAAAAGGCATCAAAG GAAGCACAAATATTGCTGACAACAAATCTGAGAGCCCAGAGGGGTGGAGATCTCGATTGAAGCCTGTAGCCAACAA GGACCAAGATGGCTCTAAGAAACCTACTGATAACTCCCAGGTGGGAACAGGGAGCCCAGCACACAAGGAGACAAAGCCAAGCCCATCAGTTGTCCCACCAGCAAAGCAGGACTCTG CTTCATCTGGTGGATTCACAAAGAAGTTGTTGATTCCCAGCTCAGATCTTATCAGAAGCTGTCAGAATTCAAAGCAAGACTGGAAAGATCCTGGAGGGTCTGccaagaaggaagaagatgGCAACCAGTTGAAAACAAGCACTGCTACAT TTAAACCCCCTGTTCCAAAAAGCACAGGCAAGCTTCAAGTGGTGTCCCCGACCAAG ctGCACCCAGACTACCTCCCTGAGGAGAAAATCCAGGAGAAGGTTCGTGACATCGAGAAGCAGCTGGACGAGCTGGAATTGAAAGGAGTGGACCTGGAGAAGCAGCTGCGTGCCTGCGAGGGAG ATGAGTCTGAGGATGCCCTTATGGTGGATTGGTTCAAGCTGATCCAcgagaagcagctgctgctcagacagGAGTCAGAGCTGATGTACAA GATGAAGCAGCAGaacctggaggagcagcagtggaatATTGAGATGGAGCTGCGAAGCCTCATGAGCAAACCAG AGGAACTGAAGACacccagggagaaggagaaagagaaggagctgctggagtcaTACCTCAACACAGTCAATGATCGGAATAGCATTGTGGATTGCCTGGATGAGGACAGACTCAG agagaaagaggaagaccAGATGTTGGCAGACATGATACAGAGGTTGG ATGGATCTCTTGAGAGCCAGGAGCCAGAGAGGAAGAAGAACAAGTTCCGCTTGTCCAAAATatggaagcagaaaaaacaaGAGTGA